Proteins encoded together in one Streptomyces umbrinus window:
- a CDS encoding ATP-binding protein, with protein MTEARPGTAASAPLWERDAEIAAVAEAVDALCAGSASGSLLVFTGEAGIGKTALLAESRRIAETRKCTVWSARGGETITSVPFNVVRQLLQPALVALMPDEAREYFGDWYDIAGPALGIAESSDRQADPQGVCDGLVAAVRRLARREWPLVLLVDDAHWADQESLHWLAAFAERLDDLPVLVLVARRPGDATGDSARHLDAVGALAGPMPSLRALTPDATAGLTRATLGAHADVPFCREVWAVTGGNPYETVELLAKVQDSDFEPVEESASELRALNRSARGRGLVDRLEGLGVDATRFAWAAAILGTQISLELAAELAGMPRDEAERCAALLGAARILTEADQTTGQVQDGDLEFVHPLIATAVYRSIPDALRTAMHGVAASVVTASGLGAAAASRHLLEVHPDDDPELVEQMREAAREHLAVGAPDAARRCLERALLEPPLPEVHARVLYELGCATLLTSPATTIGHLRQALTLHGLEEELRVDAVCRLSSALIHNDQPEEAVAAVDAEADRLQPGPARMRLQAVHYMWEGVHVAEEDAPGRSRRLAELVKPLTGRDNSERALLILRAFDGMTRGENAEEVVEHCDRALVNGRLAPGLGWTDTEWSFELLMMLGISYAFADRLDRAESLFTEAQRTYEHAGWSGGHLAVAHAFGGYVLRRRGRLVDAEESLREALRLADRVGDGLPMHWSAACMLIDTLLARGHVGAAEEIAERYSFEPPHPSTTVLPDTHSIRGRLLIATGRVEEGVNELETAEKRSAARGGHNTVMAPWAGDLARTLAVADPRRAAEVAADARIQAERFGTDSAIGEALRCAAALETGRRSVTLLAQAVAYLEASPCAYEHAAARVEYGIASHSVTELTRGLALARTCGADGLVTRAREALALHTGLVPRPR; from the coding sequence ATGACGGAGGCACGGCCGGGAACGGCCGCCTCGGCACCCCTCTGGGAGCGCGACGCGGAGATCGCCGCGGTCGCGGAGGCCGTCGACGCGCTGTGCGCGGGTTCGGCCTCGGGCAGCCTGCTGGTCTTCACCGGAGAGGCGGGCATCGGCAAGACCGCGCTGCTCGCCGAGTCGCGCCGGATCGCGGAGACACGCAAATGCACGGTGTGGTCGGCACGCGGTGGCGAGACCATCACGTCCGTTCCCTTCAACGTCGTACGGCAGTTGCTGCAGCCGGCTCTCGTGGCGCTGATGCCCGACGAGGCGCGTGAGTACTTCGGCGACTGGTACGACATCGCGGGACCCGCCCTCGGGATCGCCGAATCGAGCGACCGCCAGGCCGACCCGCAGGGCGTGTGCGACGGCCTGGTCGCGGCCGTGCGCAGGCTCGCCCGACGCGAGTGGCCGCTGGTGCTGCTCGTCGACGACGCGCACTGGGCCGACCAGGAGAGCCTGCACTGGCTCGCCGCCTTCGCGGAGCGCCTCGACGACCTGCCCGTCCTCGTCCTGGTCGCCCGCCGCCCGGGCGACGCCACCGGCGACAGCGCCCGCCACCTCGACGCCGTCGGCGCCCTGGCCGGCCCGATGCCCTCTCTGCGCGCGCTGACCCCGGACGCCACGGCCGGACTCACCCGCGCCACGCTCGGCGCGCACGCCGACGTCCCGTTCTGCCGCGAGGTGTGGGCCGTCACCGGCGGCAACCCGTACGAGACCGTGGAGCTCCTCGCCAAGGTCCAGGACAGCGACTTCGAACCGGTCGAGGAGTCGGCCTCGGAACTACGCGCGCTGAACCGCTCGGCGCGCGGCCGCGGACTCGTCGACCGGCTCGAAGGGCTCGGCGTGGACGCCACCCGGTTCGCCTGGGCGGCGGCCATCCTCGGCACGCAGATCTCCCTGGAACTGGCGGCCGAACTCGCCGGAATGCCGCGGGACGAGGCGGAGCGCTGTGCGGCGCTCCTCGGCGCGGCGCGCATCCTCACCGAGGCCGACCAGACGACCGGTCAAGTCCAGGACGGGGACCTGGAGTTCGTCCACCCGCTCATCGCCACCGCCGTCTACCGCTCGATCCCGGACGCGCTGCGCACCGCCATGCACGGGGTGGCCGCCTCGGTCGTCACCGCGTCGGGCCTCGGCGCCGCCGCGGCCTCCCGCCACCTTCTCGAGGTACATCCGGACGACGACCCCGAACTCGTCGAGCAGATGCGCGAGGCCGCCCGCGAGCACCTCGCCGTCGGAGCCCCGGACGCGGCCCGCCGCTGTCTGGAGCGCGCCCTGCTGGAACCGCCGCTTCCGGAGGTCCACGCGCGCGTGCTCTACGAGTTGGGCTGCGCCACGCTCCTCACCTCGCCCGCGACGACGATCGGGCACCTGCGGCAGGCACTCACGCTGCACGGTCTGGAGGAGGAGCTGCGGGTCGACGCGGTCTGCCGGCTCTCCTCCGCCCTCATCCACAACGACCAGCCGGAGGAGGCCGTCGCCGCGGTCGACGCGGAGGCCGACCGGCTCCAGCCCGGTCCCGCCCGAATGCGCCTGCAGGCCGTGCACTACATGTGGGAGGGCGTCCACGTCGCCGAGGAGGACGCGCCCGGCCGCTCCCGCCGCCTCGCCGAGCTCGTCAAGCCGCTCACCGGCCGCGACAACTCCGAGCGTGCCCTGCTCATCCTGCGCGCCTTCGACGGGATGACCCGCGGGGAGAACGCCGAGGAGGTCGTCGAGCACTGCGACCGCGCCCTCGTCAACGGCCGCCTCGCGCCGGGCCTCGGCTGGACCGACACCGAGTGGAGCTTCGAGCTCCTGATGATGCTCGGCATCTCCTACGCGTTCGCGGACCGCCTCGACCGCGCCGAGAGCCTCTTCACGGAGGCCCAGCGCACGTACGAGCACGCCGGGTGGAGCGGCGGCCATCTGGCCGTCGCGCACGCCTTCGGCGGCTACGTGCTCCGCAGACGGGGCCGCCTCGTGGACGCGGAGGAGTCCCTGCGCGAGGCACTCCGGCTGGCCGACCGGGTGGGCGACGGTCTGCCCATGCACTGGTCGGCGGCGTGCATGCTCATCGACACGCTGCTCGCCCGCGGCCACGTGGGTGCGGCCGAGGAGATCGCCGAGCGGTACTCCTTCGAACCGCCCCACCCGTCCACGACCGTCCTGCCGGACACCCACTCGATAAGGGGCCGCCTGCTGATCGCCACCGGCCGCGTCGAGGAGGGCGTGAACGAGCTGGAGACCGCCGAGAAGAGGTCCGCGGCCCGCGGCGGCCACAACACGGTGATGGCGCCCTGGGCCGGAGATCTGGCCCGCACCCTCGCCGTCGCCGACCCGCGGCGCGCCGCCGAGGTGGCGGCCGACGCCCGCATCCAGGCCGAACGCTTCGGCACGGACAGCGCGATAGGAGAGGCCCTGCGGTGCGCCGCGGCTCTGGAGACCGGCCGGCGCTCGGTCACGCTGCTCGCCCAGGCCGTGGCCTACTTGGAGGCGTCCCCCTGTGCCTACGAACACGCGGCGGCCCGCGTCGAGTACGGCATCGCGTCCCACTCCGTCACGGAGCTGACGCGCGGGCTCGCACTGGCGCGGACCTGTGGCGCGGACGGCCTGGTGACGAGGGCCCGGGAGGCATTGGCACTGCACACGGGTCTGGTGCCCCGTCCCCGGTGA
- a CDS encoding anhydro-N-acetylmuramic acid kinase, which yields MRVIGLMSGTSYDAIDAAAADLRLDGDSLVLRPLGMVGETYDTEVREALAAALPPAATTLAEVCRLDTLIGQAFAAAALRADRELCGGRAELAASHGQTVYHWTDGGRVCGTLQIGQPAWIAEATGLPVVADFRPRDIAAGGQGAPLVSLFDLLWLRGRPGTPVALNLGGIANLTAPDGTAFDTGPAGALIDAAVRHFTGRAYDTGGALAARGRVHEPLLRRLLDEPYYALPAPKTTGKELFHRDYLLAALAGLADPAAPATAADPTAPADIGTPAHQDVIATVTRLTARTVADAVRSVRATEIIASGGGTRNPVLMAMLAEELPGVPLHTSDALGLPSAAKEAYAFAVLGFLTLHGLVGTDPRSTGARHPSVLGSVTPGRDGLPRVPGGLKQPVRLVIG from the coding sequence GTGCGGGTGATCGGCCTGATGTCCGGCACGTCGTACGACGCGATCGACGCGGCGGCGGCCGACCTGCGGCTCGACGGGGACAGCCTGGTGCTGCGGCCCCTCGGCATGGTCGGCGAGACGTACGACACCGAGGTGCGCGAGGCCCTCGCGGCGGCGCTGCCTCCGGCAGCCACGACCCTCGCCGAGGTGTGCCGCCTGGACACCCTCATCGGGCAGGCCTTCGCGGCGGCCGCCCTCCGCGCCGACCGTGAACTGTGCGGCGGACGGGCCGAGTTGGCGGCCTCGCACGGTCAGACCGTCTACCACTGGACCGACGGCGGGCGGGTGTGCGGCACCCTGCAGATCGGTCAGCCCGCCTGGATCGCGGAGGCCACCGGGCTGCCCGTGGTCGCCGACTTCCGACCACGCGACATCGCCGCCGGTGGCCAGGGGGCGCCCCTGGTGAGCCTCTTCGACCTGCTGTGGCTGCGCGGCAGACCTGGCACCCCGGTCGCGCTGAACCTCGGCGGCATCGCCAACCTGACCGCGCCCGACGGCACCGCCTTCGACACAGGTCCCGCGGGCGCGCTCATCGACGCGGCCGTCCGCCACTTCACCGGCCGCGCCTACGACACGGGCGGCGCGCTGGCCGCCCGGGGCAGGGTCCACGAGCCGCTCCTGCGCCGGCTCCTCGACGAGCCGTACTACGCGCTGCCCGCGCCGAAGACGACCGGAAAGGAACTGTTCCACCGGGACTACCTGCTGGCGGCTCTGGCAGGCCTCGCGGACCCGGCCGCTCCGGCCACGGCGGCCGATCCGACCGCTCCGGCGGACATCGGCACTCCCGCGCACCAGGACGTGATCGCCACCGTCACCCGGCTCACCGCGCGCACGGTCGCGGACGCCGTCCGATCCGTGCGGGCCACCGAGATCATCGCTTCGGGCGGCGGCACGCGCAATCCCGTCCTCATGGCGATGCTCGCCGAGGAGTTGCCGGGGGTACCGCTGCACACCTCCGACGCACTGGGCCTGCCGTCGGCGGCGAAGGAGGCGTACGCGTTCGCCGTCCTCGGTTTCCTGACGCTGCACGGTCTCGTGGGCACCGATCCGAGGAGCACCGGGGCCCGGCACCCCAGCGTGCTGGGCTCGGTGACACCGGGGCGGGACGGGCTGCCACGGGTGCCCGGGGGCTTGAAACAGCCGGTGCGGCTGGTGATTGGGTGA
- a CDS encoding DUF2510 domain-containing protein, whose amino-acid sequence MTQATPPGWYPDPGQTIDGPATQRWWDGRTWTDQTRPAESGAIWGPPAFSPGSPYPGAHPGGPRRKARTAIAVAVAVAVLAGIGGGVYALTSDDGSDDTNSTNTQPVPTQPGGPQGQDGGGQGGPGAPEGGESEVPQPLPSEEGYATDPINGISLPVPDGWSGSTIQVGAQVTTKGSYKCPGDTSEECSLGGAYSAPALALELKATTAEAAAKEDIAKNAEESYGGKSYGKITSHDELSSKAVTVAGQKGYAVRWKVVTSKGDDGYVESLVFPAPSNSKQLVVVRFGIDVSSKAPEQSVIDEITKGIKEAAGGGGNGQNV is encoded by the coding sequence ATGACGCAGGCGACTCCCCCCGGCTGGTATCCCGATCCCGGGCAGACAATTGACGGCCCCGCCACGCAGCGCTGGTGGGACGGTAGGACATGGACGGACCAGACCCGCCCCGCGGAGTCCGGCGCCATTTGGGGTCCTCCGGCGTTCTCACCGGGCTCTCCTTATCCGGGCGCGCACCCCGGCGGCCCACGGCGCAAAGCACGTACGGCGATAGCCGTCGCCGTCGCCGTGGCGGTCCTCGCCGGCATCGGCGGCGGGGTGTACGCGCTGACCTCGGACGACGGCTCGGACGACACCAATTCGACCAACACCCAGCCGGTGCCGACCCAGCCGGGCGGCCCGCAGGGACAGGACGGCGGCGGTCAGGGTGGCCCCGGCGCCCCGGAGGGCGGCGAGTCCGAGGTCCCGCAGCCGCTCCCGTCCGAGGAGGGCTACGCCACGGACCCGATCAACGGCATCAGCCTGCCCGTGCCCGACGGCTGGAGCGGCTCGACCATCCAGGTCGGCGCGCAGGTGACGACCAAGGGCTCCTACAAGTGCCCCGGCGACACCTCGGAGGAGTGCAGCCTCGGCGGCGCCTACTCGGCTCCCGCGCTCGCGCTGGAGCTCAAGGCCACCACCGCCGAGGCCGCCGCCAAGGAGGACATCGCCAAGAACGCCGAGGAGTCCTACGGCGGCAAGAGCTACGGCAAGATCACCTCGCACGACGAGCTCTCCTCCAAGGCCGTGACCGTGGCCGGGCAGAAGGGCTACGCGGTCCGCTGGAAGGTCGTCACGAGCAAGGGCGACGACGGCTACGTCGAGTCGCTCGTCTTCCCGGCGCCCTCCAACTCCAAGCAGCTCGTCGTCGTGCGCTTCGGCATCGATGTCAGCTCCAAGGCCCCCGAGCAGTCGGTCATCGACGAGATCACCAAGGGCATCAAGGAGGCCGCGGGCGGCGGCGGCAACGGACAGAACGTGTAG
- a CDS encoding TetR/AcrR family transcriptional regulator, with protein MTSQAADEPETVVASRRSKITPQREQEFFDAVLDQIRECGYDALTMEGVASSTRCSKSTLYRQWKTKPQFVAAALRANHCPKFIGIDTGSLAGDLRAVARTAGERSDEDTRLLQALGQSVMQDDELQRALRDALVEPELEALRGMVRRAVERGEVGADHPVLEFVPAQLLGVLRVRPLLEGCPADAEYLLRYVDVALLPALGLSDTT; from the coding sequence ATGACGTCCCAGGCAGCCGACGAACCGGAGACGGTCGTCGCCTCGCGCCGCTCCAAGATCACGCCCCAGCGTGAGCAGGAGTTCTTCGACGCCGTGCTCGACCAGATCCGCGAGTGCGGCTATGACGCGCTGACCATGGAGGGCGTCGCCTCCAGCACCCGGTGCAGCAAGTCCACGCTCTACCGGCAGTGGAAGACGAAGCCGCAGTTCGTGGCGGCCGCGCTGCGGGCCAACCACTGTCCCAAGTTCATCGGTATCGACACCGGCTCGCTCGCCGGGGACCTGCGCGCGGTCGCGCGCACGGCTGGTGAGCGGTCGGACGAGGACACCAGGCTGCTGCAGGCGCTCGGGCAGTCCGTGATGCAGGACGACGAACTGCAGCGCGCGCTGCGCGACGCACTGGTGGAGCCCGAACTGGAGGCGCTCCGCGGGATGGTCCGGCGCGCGGTCGAACGCGGCGAGGTCGGAGCCGACCATCCGGTGCTGGAGTTCGTGCCGGCGCAACTGCTCGGCGTGCTCCGCGTCCGTCCCCTCCTGGAGGGGTGCCCCGCGGACGCGGAGTACCTCCTGCGCTATGTGGACGTGGCCCTGCTGCCGGCCCTGGGACTGTCGGACACCACCTGA
- a CDS encoding phosphatase PAP2 family protein: MESRSEPAREGEAAIRRPPLVRELLLVVGLFLVYKLGRQLATGHTGEALDNAHRVWDLERFLRLPGEGDVQSGLLHGDTLVHVVNTYYATVHFPATAAFLIWLYLRRPGHYVWARRVLAAVTAAALVVHLTFPLAPPRMLAATGLVDTGQVYGPTVYGASPETDSLSNQFAAMPSLHFGWALMVAIGLIAATRSRWRWLWLLHPLVTLLVIVGTANHYWLDAIVAAALLGIALAVIRVPRRTAAPTAPARERVGAGGSVPEGPGAPDGSGGPGTPGAQDAPELVGAGR; encoded by the coding sequence ATGGAAAGCCGATCCGAGCCTGCAAGAGAAGGGGAGGCCGCGATACGGCGGCCGCCCCTCGTCCGTGAGCTCCTGCTCGTCGTGGGGCTCTTCCTCGTCTACAAGCTCGGCCGGCAGCTGGCCACGGGCCACACCGGTGAGGCCCTCGACAACGCGCACCGGGTCTGGGACCTCGAACGCTTCCTGCGTCTGCCCGGCGAAGGCGACGTGCAGTCGGGGCTGCTGCACGGCGACACCCTCGTGCACGTCGTCAACACCTACTACGCGACCGTCCACTTCCCCGCCACCGCGGCCTTCCTGATCTGGCTCTACCTGCGGCGGCCCGGGCACTACGTGTGGGCCCGCCGGGTACTGGCCGCGGTCACCGCCGCCGCCCTGGTGGTGCACCTCACGTTCCCGCTCGCCCCGCCCCGCATGCTCGCCGCGACGGGCCTCGTGGACACCGGCCAGGTGTACGGGCCCACGGTGTACGGCGCCTCGCCCGAGACCGACTCGCTGTCGAACCAGTTCGCGGCGATGCCCTCGCTGCACTTCGGCTGGGCCCTGATGGTCGCGATCGGCCTGATCGCCGCGACCCGGTCCCGGTGGCGATGGCTCTGGCTGCTGCATCCGCTGGTCACGCTGCTGGTGATCGTCGGCACGGCGAACCACTACTGGCTCGACGCGATCGTCGCGGCCGCGCTGCTCGGCATCGCCCTCGCCGTGATCCGCGTACCGCGCCGGACGGCGGCACCGACGGCGCCCGCCCGGGAGCGCGTGGGCGCCGGCGGCTCCGTACCGGAAGGGCCGGGGGCACCGGACGGATCCGGCGGGCCGGGGACACCCGGCGCGCAGGACGCTCCGGAGCTCGTGGGAGCCGGACGATGA
- a CDS encoding DMT family transporter: MSATLVAVVLSLFSAVAYAAAAVAQQRLAARTPDSGVLRLLGSGAWWWSVGLNASAALLHVAALKYGPLTLVQPLGALTLVAAVPLGARMAGRHVTLVEWRGTALTLAGLAALLVTASGPAPDDVLSVPQALAVAGTTAALIGVLARPGTRPGLRHATSSGFASGVASALTQTVTVAATDRSESLLSGQVIVVTLLVAAFAAGGLLLSQTAYKGGLGAPLAVVTLANPIAAAVIGLSLLGERLQGGAAGLLLALAGAAVAAWGVVTLSRSTPVPSAMESPTAEPLTAAPAEPSTETSVDEEHPVAAVLALEPGSALNEPSLLPRQPKPERLTPL; encoded by the coding sequence ATGAGCGCCACGCTCGTCGCCGTCGTCCTGTCGCTGTTCTCGGCCGTCGCGTACGCCGCCGCGGCCGTGGCCCAGCAGCGGCTGGCCGCACGGACCCCCGACTCCGGGGTGCTCCGGCTGCTCGGCAGCGGTGCCTGGTGGTGGTCGGTGGGCCTCAACGCGTCGGCGGCGCTGCTGCACGTGGCCGCCCTCAAGTACGGACCCCTCACGCTGGTCCAGCCGCTCGGCGCGCTCACGCTCGTCGCCGCGGTGCCGCTGGGCGCACGGATGGCGGGGCGGCACGTCACGCTCGTCGAGTGGCGCGGTACGGCGCTGACGCTGGCCGGGCTCGCGGCGCTGCTGGTCACGGCGTCAGGGCCCGCGCCCGACGATGTGCTGAGCGTCCCGCAGGCGCTGGCCGTGGCGGGCACGACCGCGGCCCTCATCGGCGTACTGGCCAGGCCGGGCACCCGCCCCGGGCTGCGGCACGCGACCTCGTCCGGATTCGCCTCGGGTGTCGCCTCGGCGCTCACGCAGACCGTCACGGTCGCCGCGACGGACCGCTCGGAATCCCTGCTCAGCGGACAGGTGATCGTGGTCACGCTGCTGGTCGCCGCCTTCGCGGCGGGCGGGCTGCTGCTTTCGCAGACCGCCTACAAGGGCGGGCTCGGCGCTCCCCTCGCGGTGGTGACGCTGGCCAACCCGATCGCCGCCGCGGTGATCGGCCTCTCGCTGCTCGGCGAGCGACTGCAGGGCGGCGCGGCGGGACTGCTGCTGGCGCTGGCCGGGGCGGCGGTCGCGGCCTGGGGCGTGGTGACGCTGTCGCGCTCCACGCCGGTGCCTTCGGCGATGGAATCCCCGACGGCGGAACCCCTGACAGCAGCTCCGGCGGAGCCTTCGACGGAGACCTCGGTGGACGAGGAGCACCCGGTGGCCGCGGTTCTCGCCCTGGAGCCCGGATCGGCCTTGAACGAGCCGTCGTTGCTGCCGCGGCAGCCGAAGCCCGAGCGCCTCACCCCGCTGTAG
- a CDS encoding phospholipid scramblase-related protein encodes MTTHSNTPAGWYPDPQGAPQTLRYWDGAQWTQHTNQDQQQAQAAQPVQHMPQQPQQHPHVQQQPQQHPVQQQPVQQVPQQAGGFDPRVQQQVHQQAGVAPNAAGGGTLFTEPVLVVNQKAKLIELTNEYKVMDQQGNQLGSVVQVGQGALKKVLRFFASLDQFMTHKLEIRDAYGQPQLLLTRPRKFMKSRVLVARPDGSPVGEIAQQNMVGKINFAIKVDDKQVGAIKAENWRAWNFSIVDHADNEVARITKTWEGLAKTMFTTADNYVLQLHYQLPEPLLSLVIATALTVDTALKQDSRGLG; translated from the coding sequence GTGACCACGCATTCGAACACTCCTGCAGGTTGGTACCCGGATCCTCAGGGTGCGCCCCAGACGCTGCGTTACTGGGACGGTGCTCAGTGGACCCAGCACACCAACCAGGACCAGCAGCAGGCTCAGGCCGCGCAGCCGGTCCAGCACATGCCGCAGCAGCCGCAGCAGCACCCTCACGTGCAGCAGCAGCCGCAGCAGCACCCTGTGCAGCAGCAGCCGGTGCAGCAGGTTCCGCAGCAGGCGGGAGGGTTCGACCCGCGCGTGCAGCAGCAGGTGCATCAGCAGGCCGGTGTCGCACCGAACGCCGCCGGCGGGGGCACGCTGTTCACCGAGCCGGTCCTGGTGGTGAACCAGAAGGCCAAGCTGATCGAGCTGACCAACGAGTACAAGGTCATGGACCAGCAGGGCAACCAGCTCGGCTCGGTGGTGCAGGTCGGACAGGGCGCGCTGAAGAAGGTGCTGCGCTTCTTCGCGAGCCTCGACCAGTTCATGACGCACAAGCTGGAGATCCGCGACGCGTACGGTCAGCCGCAGTTGTTGCTGACCCGGCCCCGCAAGTTCATGAAGTCGCGGGTGCTCGTGGCGCGTCCGGACGGTTCGCCGGTCGGTGAGATAGCCCAGCAGAACATGGTCGGGAAGATCAACTTCGCCATCAAGGTCGACGACAAGCAGGTCGGCGCGATCAAGGCGGAGAACTGGCGCGCCTGGAACTTCTCGATCGTCGACCACGCCGACAACGAGGTCGCCCGGATCACCAAGACCTGGGAAGGCCTCGCCAAGACGATGTTCACGACTGCGGACAACTACGTCCTGCAGCTGCACTACCAGCTTCCCGAGCCCCTGTTGAGCCTCGTGATAGCGACGGCGCTGACCGTCGACACGGCACTCAAGCAGGACAGCCGAGGGCTTGGCTGA
- a CDS encoding phosphocholine-specific phospholipase C has protein sequence MPEVNRRRFLQLAGGTAGFTALSESIAKAASIPAGYHRGTIEDVEHIVVLMQENRSFDHYFGALRGVRGFGDPHPVTLDNGKSVWHQSDGTKELLPFHPEADDLGMQFLEGLPHSWPDGHAAYNGGKYDKWVPAKGATTMAYLTREDIPFHYALADTFTVCDAYHCSFIGSTDPNRYYMWTGFTGNDGKGGGPVLGNDEVGYDWTTYPERLEKAGISWKIYQDIGDGLDAAGSWGWISDAYRGNYGDNSLLYFNKYRGAKAGDPLYDKARTGTDARKGEGYFDQLRADVKGGKLPQISWIAAPEAFSEHSNWPSNYGAWYISQVLEALTSDPKVWAKTALFITYDENDGFFDHLVPPLPPRDAGRGKSTVDVGPDLFAGSSTHVAGPYGLGPRVPMLVVSPWSKGGYVCSETLDHTSIVRFMERRFGVEEPNISPWRRAICGDLTAAFDFSRKDSRPADLPDTDAYEPPDKGRHPDYKPTPPADPKLPKQERGLRLARPLRYAPWIDGSVDPKAGKFTLTFASGKKAGASFHVTSGSRTDGPWTYTTEAGKSVSDTWNSAYSNGSYDLTVHGPNGFVRVFKGPGRTAGPEVTARHDGDDIELTFTNKGSRTAELKLTNGYGGRPKSIRVRSGATVRHTVDLGASKRWYDLTVSDAGGSFLRRFAGHVENGRVGVSDPAIARA, from the coding sequence ATGCCCGAAGTGAATCGGCGCCGTTTTCTCCAACTCGCAGGCGGCACCGCGGGGTTCACCGCGCTGTCGGAGAGCATCGCCAAGGCCGCGTCCATCCCCGCGGGCTACCACCGCGGCACCATCGAGGACGTCGAGCACATCGTCGTCCTTATGCAGGAGAACCGTTCCTTCGATCACTACTTCGGTGCGCTCAGAGGCGTACGCGGCTTCGGTGACCCGCACCCGGTCACGCTCGACAACGGAAAATCCGTGTGGCACCAGTCGGACGGGACCAAGGAGCTGCTGCCCTTCCACCCGGAGGCCGACGACCTCGGTATGCAGTTCCTGGAGGGCCTGCCGCACAGCTGGCCCGACGGGCACGCCGCCTACAACGGCGGTAAGTACGACAAGTGGGTCCCCGCGAAGGGTGCCACGACCATGGCGTACCTGACCCGCGAGGACATCCCCTTCCACTACGCGCTCGCCGACACCTTCACCGTCTGCGACGCGTACCACTGCTCGTTCATCGGCTCCACCGACCCGAACCGCTACTACATGTGGACGGGCTTCACCGGCAACGACGGCAAGGGCGGCGGCCCCGTCCTCGGGAACGACGAGGTCGGCTACGACTGGACGACGTACCCCGAGCGCCTGGAGAAGGCCGGGATCTCCTGGAAGATCTACCAGGACATCGGCGACGGCCTGGACGCGGCCGGCTCCTGGGGCTGGATCTCGGACGCGTACCGCGGCAACTACGGCGACAACTCGCTGCTCTACTTCAACAAGTACCGGGGCGCCAAGGCCGGCGACCCGCTCTACGACAAGGCCCGCACCGGCACCGACGCCCGCAAGGGCGAGGGCTACTTCGACCAGTTGCGCGCCGACGTCAAGGGCGGCAAGCTGCCGCAGATCTCCTGGATCGCCGCCCCCGAGGCCTTCTCCGAGCACTCCAACTGGCCCTCGAACTACGGCGCCTGGTACATCTCCCAGGTCCTGGAGGCGCTCACCTCCGACCCCAAGGTGTGGGCCAAGACGGCCCTGTTCATCACGTACGACGAGAACGACGGCTTCTTCGACCACCTGGTCCCGCCGCTGCCGCCGCGCGACGCCGGCCGGGGCAAGTCCACCGTCGACGTCGGCCCGGACCTCTTCGCGGGCAGCTCGACGCATGTCGCAGGACCCTACGGGCTCGGCCCGCGCGTGCCGATGCTCGTCGTCTCGCCCTGGAGCAAGGGCGGTTACGTCTGCTCCGAGACCCTCGACCACACCTCGATCGTCCGGTTCATGGAGCGCCGCTTCGGTGTCGAGGAGCCGAACATCTCGCCCTGGCGGCGGGCCATCTGCGGCGACCTGACCGCCGCGTTCGACTTCTCCCGCAAGGACAGCAGGCCGGCCGACCTCCCGGACACCGACGCGTACGAGCCGCCGGACAAGGGCCGGCACCCGGACTACAAGCCGACCCCGCCCGCGGATCCGAAGCTGCCGAAGCAGGAGCGCGGTCTGCGGCTCGCGCGCCCGCTCCGGTACGCGCCGTGGATCGACGGTTCGGTGGACCCGAAGGCCGGGAAGTTCACGCTGACCTTCGCCTCGGGCAAGAAGGCCGGCGCCTCCTTCCACGTCACCTCCGGAAGCCGCACCGACGGCCCCTGGACCTACACCACCGAGGCCGGCAAGAGCGTCTCGGACACCTGGAACTCCGCCTACTCGAACGGCTCGTACGACCTGACCGTGCACGGGCCCAACGGCTTCGTACGTGTCTTCAAGGGCCCGGGCAGGACCGCCGGACCCGAGGTCACCGCACGGCACGACGGGGACGACATCGAGCTGACCTTCACCAACAAGGGCTCCCGCACGGCCGAGCTCAAGCTCACCAACGGCTACGGCGGCAGGCCCAAGTCGATCCGGGTACGGTCCGGCGCGACCGTCAGGCACACCGTTGACCTGGGGGCGAGCAAGCGCTGGTACGACCTCACCGTGTCCGACGCGGGCGGCTCGTTCCTGCGCCGGTTCGCCGGGCACGTCGAGAACGGCCGGGTGGGCGTCAGCGACCCGGCGATCGCCAGGGCCTAG